One segment of Methanolinea mesophila DNA contains the following:
- a CDS encoding PKD domain-containing protein, which yields MKTALIPGVPAVLLVIALVLIMIAIPAAVCADNTTVTTTQTTNATTTAPTGTQTTSETTVQTTVTTTNTQTTIASSAPVAAVAWFAAEPLYGSAPLGVQFTDTSTGGTPTSWEWFFGDGTTAYVQNPYHIYTEPGTYSVSMNTVIGGFSYTAIRNDLIEVRTPETTATTTATTTATTTTTSVTTTSSTGSGVEAAFFGAPRRGSAPLTVTFMDASTGSPGSWQWDFGDGETSTLANPSHTYTQTGAYTVTLTVTGGGASDEMKLPNYVTVSAPTSPVTTQTTAPVSVTGTTRAPGTGASLSTESTAAVPSGGGIDLGGLSGIIIAIVVIAIIAAIAVMIYRRRNRYDLLK from the coding sequence ATGAAGACTGCCCTGATACCCGGGGTCCCGGCAGTGCTTCTGGTCATTGCACTCGTGCTCATCATGATCGCTATTCCTGCGGCGGTATGCGCCGACAACACCACAGTGACGACCACGCAGACGACGAACGCCACCACAACAGCGCCGACGGGCACGCAGACGACCTCGGAGACCACGGTCCAGACCACCGTCACCACGACGAACACCCAGACGACAATAGCGTCATCTGCGCCGGTTGCCGCGGTCGCCTGGTTCGCTGCAGAACCCCTCTACGGGAGCGCCCCGTTGGGCGTCCAGTTCACCGATACCTCGACGGGAGGAACTCCCACGTCGTGGGAATGGTTTTTCGGCGACGGTACAACTGCGTATGTACAAAATCCGTACCATATCTATACCGAACCAGGGACCTACAGCGTGAGCATGAACACGGTCATCGGCGGGTTTAGTTACACCGCCATCAGGAACGATTTGATCGAGGTGAGAACGCCCGAGACCACTGCGACCACCACGGCAACCACGACCGCCACAACCACCACGACCTCGGTTACCACGACATCGTCGACCGGATCCGGGGTTGAGGCGGCATTCTTCGGGGCACCCCGCAGAGGAAGCGCGCCGCTCACCGTAACATTCATGGATGCATCGACGGGGTCTCCCGGGTCCTGGCAGTGGGACTTTGGAGATGGCGAGACCAGTACCCTTGCCAACCCGTCCCATACGTACACCCAGACCGGGGCTTACACGGTGACCCTGACCGTCACGGGGGGGGGTGCCAGCGATGAAATGAAACTCCCCAACTACGTCACGGTGTCAGCCCCCACCTCCCCGGTTACGACGCAGACGACGGCACCGGTATCCGTCACGGGAACAACCCGGGCACCCGGAACGGGTGCATCGTTATCCACGGAATCCACCGCGGCAGTGCCATCCGGCGGAGGGATTGACCTCGGCGGGTTATCCGGTATCATCATCGCTATCGTGGTGATCGCGATCATTGCAGCAATAGCGGTTATGATCTATCGCAGGCGCAACCGCTACGATCTCCTGAAATAA